From the genome of Candidozyma auris chromosome 2, complete sequence, one region includes:
- a CDS encoding AAA family ATPase AFG2, whose product MSSKTKKKSAGTDSKTQADAVPTSSAKKVKVPKSFIARPSDTKKHTTVHLQSQIAEALELTKGQFVVVSKEGAGAVVAILEVDDDCESNVLKVPQALRELAGILLGDRLQISKKTSQPTYAKEVVCCIENGAKWDEISSAVKQGVADVGVFQPGLKLMVKGRAVTIAGAADNTGSVDSITSKISQMTLESSVDSSLVSPAYLFHSSMTLKATTDGFDYSLYPRVPRPLSLDHVGGLSKAISLLQSTVKLPLHHPTLFSDFGISPPRGILLHGPPGTGKTMLLRCVAYECGAHVLMINGPSVVSKYLGETENTIRELFAEAVKYQPSIIFMDEIDSLAPKRGSDDAGETESRVVATLLTMMDGMGDSGRVVVVGATNRPNSIDPALRRPGRFDQEVEIGIPDAEARADILSKQLARIKPEKCNLSPDDISDIASKTHGYVGADLAALCREGVMKTIARGLTGSSAPVRIGNIATLDLTNVNHIDSTIKIEKADLESALIDVRPSAMREIFLEMPKISWDDIGGQHELKQKLTEVVQLPLEAANTFSSLGISAPKGVLLYGPPGCSKTLTAKALASESGLNFLAVKGPEIFNKYVGESERTIREIFRKARAAAPSIIFFDEIDALASSREEASTSAAQHVLTSLLNEIDGVEELNGVVIVAATNRPSEIDPALLRPGRLDRHIYVAPPDKEARLHILHRKCQKFDIDNADSLFEDLAEATDGCSGAEVALLCQEAGLAAIMENKEARKVEERHFLHALKSISKGITPEMLEYYEDFSHRSGLSM is encoded by the coding sequence ATGTCAtcaaagacaaagaagaagtctgcTGGCACAGATCTGAAAACCCAGGCCGACGCTGTGCCTACTTCCTctgcaaagaaagtgaaggtGCCCAAGAGCTTCATCGCAAGACCTTCAGATACGAAGAAGCACACTACTGTGCATTTGCAGTCTCAGATAGCGGAAGCCTTAGAACTTACCAAGGGtcaatttgttgttgtttcAAAGGAAGGCGCTGGAGCTGTCGTTGCAATTCTTGAAGTGGACGATGATTGTGAATCAAACGTGTTGAAGGTTCCACAGGCTCTTCGAGAGTTAGCTGGGATCCTCCTAGGTGATAGACTACAgatatcaaagaaaacttcCCAGCCGACTTATGCTAAGGAAGTTGTGTGCTGTATCGAGAACGGCGCAAAGTGGGACGAAATTTCCAGTGCTGTGAAGCAAGGTGTTGCTGATGTGGGTGTCTTTCAGCCAGGACTTAAGCTAATGGTGAAGGGTAGAGCGGTGACAATTGCAGGTGCCGCAGACAACACCGGATCGGTGGATTCAATCACATCTAAAATCTCACAAATGACGCTAGAATCATCTGTTGATCTGTCGTTGGTTTCCCCAGCATACTTATTTCACTCGTCCATGACATTGAAAGCGACAACAGATGGCTTCGACTATTCTTTGTATCCTCGAGTCCCACGTCCTCTTTCACTCGACCATGTTGGTGGCCTCTCGAAAGCTATCTCATTGCTTCAGTCTACTGTCAAATTACCGCTTCATCACCCCACCCTCTTTTCTGATTTTGGGATATCTCCTCCGAGAGGAATACTTCTTCATGGTCCCCCAGGAACAGGGAAAACTATGCTTCTTAGGTGTGTGGCTTATGAGTGTGGTGCTCATGTACTCATGATAAACGGGCCTTCTGTCGtctccaagtacttggGTGAGACCGAGAATACCATCAGGGAATTATTCGCAGAAGCAGTCAAGTACCAACCCTCTATTATTTTCATGGATGAAATTGATTCTCTAGCTCCCAAAAGGGGATCTGATGATGCGGGAGAAACGGAGTCAAGAGTTGTAGCTACATTACTAACCATGATGGATGGAATGGGTGATTCGGGAAGAGTTGTTGTGGTAGGAGCTACAAATCGACCAAACCTGATTGATCCTGCTCTTCGAAGACCAGGCCGCTTTGACCAGGAAGTAGAGATTGGTATTCCAGATGCAGAAGCTAGAGCAGATATTCTTTCCAAGCAATTGGCTCGCATAAAACCCGAGAAGTGTAATCTTCTGCCTGATGACATAAGCGACATCGCTTCGAAGACACACGGCTATGTTGGAGCTGACTTGGCTGCTTTATGTCGAGAGGGTGTCATGAAGACTATCGCAAGGGGACTTACAGGAAGCCTGGCACCAGTTCGAATTGGCAATATTGCGACTTTGGACTTGACAAATGTAAATCATATTGATTCCACGATCAAAATTGAAAAGGCAGACCTTGAATCTGCCCTTATTGATGTCAGACCTTCAGCCATGCGTGAAATATTCCTCGAAATGCCGAAGATTTCATGGGATGATATCGGTGGTCAGCATGaactcaagcaaaaacTCACTGAAGTCGTCCAACTACCGTTGGAAGCCGCCAATACATTTTCAAGTTTAGGAATCTCAGCACCAAAGGGTGTCCTCCTATACGGACCTCCTGGGTGTTCCAAAACCCTTACCGCAAAGGCATTAGCAAGTGAGTCCGGCTTGAACTTTTTAGCTGTGAAAGGTCCtgaaatcttcaacaagtacgTGGGTGAAAGTGAGCGTACGATTAGAGAGATATTCCGAAAAGCTCGAGCCGCAGCTCCCTcgatcatcttcttcgatgaAATCGATGCCCTTGCATCATCCCGAGAAGAGGCTCTGACACTGGCGGCACAGCATGTGCTAACATCGCTCTTGAACGAGATTGATGGTGTAGAAGAACTCAATGGCGTGGTGATTGTGGCTGCAACAAATAGACCGTCAGAGATAGATCCAGCACTTTTACGTCCAGGGCGTTTGGACAGGCACATCTATGTGGCCCCACCTGATAAAGAGGCAAGGCTTCATATCTTGCATCGTAAATGCCAGAAATTCGACATTGATAATGCGGACAGCCTTTTTGAAGACCTTGCGGAAGCTACCGATGGATGCTCTGGTGCCGAAGTTGCCTTGTTATGCCAAGAAGCTGGGCTTGCCGCTATTATGGAGAATAAAGAGGCtcgaaaagttgaagaaagacacTTTCTTCATGCCTTGAAATCGATCTCAAAGGGTATTACGCCCGAGATGCTAGAGTATTACGAGGATTTTTCTCATAGAAGCGGCCTATCAATGTGA
- the PEX19 gene encoding Pex19p: MSDIEDKKVEANAEPKKEPTQKDPKQNEPTQKTQTAQNEEEDDLDDLLDEFDEMVLSKPPGGASSQTKGAVDDSQATSTTKKPSEANQEDDFQINMEELIKDLNIEDPKAKDEFEHLVKQFEKTHRADAKKAMDPQNFDSVMKDTMERLKKSGETIDEQLKNDPSSSNPEDMLTQLLAGLGGGSADGDFDMSKLLTDMLEQLSSKDVLYEPIKDLNTKFPDFLKEQKDKLPSEEHTRYTKQYEVTNDIMALFESPEFDNDNTEKREEVNKLLEKLQEFGNPPKELVGDVNDFPGLGDLGALGGGGDGLDFDSKDLPKDLEKELEEGCKQQ; encoded by the coding sequence ATGAGTGATATCGAGGATaagaaagttgaagccAACGCAGAGCCTAAAAAGGAGCCAACACAAAAGGATCCGAAGCAAAATGAGCCAACACAAAAGACTCAGACAGCTCAGaacgaggaagaagatgatttgGACGACTTGTTGGATGAGTTCGACGAAATGGTCTTGAGCAAGCCTCCAGGTGGCGCTAGCTCGCAGACAAAAGGAGCCGTCGATGACAGCCAGGCaacaagcaccaccaaGAAGCCATCTGAAGCTAATCAGGAGGACGATTTTCAGATCAATATGGAAGAGCTTATCAAGGATCTCAATATCGAGGACCCGAAGGCAAAGGATGAGTTCGAACATTTGGTGAAGCAATTCGAAAAGACGCATAGAGCTGATGCTAAAAAGGCTATGGATCCACAGAATTTTGACAGTGTCATGAAAGACACTAtggagagattgaagaaatcagGAGAAACTATCGACGAGCAATTGAAAAATGATCCTTCTAGCTCCAACCCTGAAGACATGCTCACTCAGCTCTTGGCTGGCTTAGGTGGCGGAAGTGCTGATGGAGATTTCGACATGTCAAAGCTTTTGACTGATATGCTAGAGCAGTTGTCGTCTAAGGATGTGCTATATGAACCTATCAAGGACCTCAACACTAAATTCcctgatttcttgaaagaacaaaaagacAAATTGCCCTCAGAAGAGCATACTAGATATACTAAACAGTACGAAGTTACCAATGACATAATGgcactttttgaaagcCCTGAATTCGATAATGATAATACTGAAAAGAGGGAGGAAGTCAACAAGTTACTTGAGAAATTACAAGAATTTGGAAACCCACCAAAAGAGTTGGTCGGAGATGTCAATGATTTCCCCGGTTTAGGTGATTTGGGAGCTTTGGGAGGCGGTGGCGACGgtcttgattttgattcCAAAGACTTGCCAAAagatttggagaaagagTTAGAGGAAGGCTGCAAGCAGCAATAA
- a CDS encoding E2 SUMO-conjugating protein UBC9: MSLCKTRLQEERKQWRRDHPFGFYARPKKTADGSLDLTHWDAGIPGKPNTLWADATFPVTIYFSEEYPSKPPKVMFPPAFYHPNVYPSGTVCLSILNESQDWRPAITLKQILLGIQELLTNPNPDSPAQEPAWKAFSKDRATYEKKVKEQAKKYANAS, encoded by the coding sequence ATGTCTCTCTGTAAAACACGAttgcaagaagagagaaaacaGTGGAGGAGAGATCATCCTTTCGGTTTCTACGCTCGTCCAAAGAAAACTGCCGATGGCTCTCTAGACTTGACCCACTGGGACGCTGGCATTCCAGGTAAACCAAACACTCTTTGGGCTGATGCAACTTTCCCTGTCACTATATACTTTTCAGAAGAGTATCCCTCGAAGCCACCTAAGGTGATGTTTCCTCCAGCGTTTTATCATCCAAACGTGTACCCTAGTGGTACCGTTTGCTTATCTATCTTGAACGAGTCTCAAGATTGGAGACCCGCCATTACTCTAAAGCAGATTCTTTTGGGAATCCAGGAACTCTTGACAAACCCAAACCCTGACTCCCCTGCTCAGGAGCCAGCATGGAAAGCTTTCAGCAAGGATAGAGCCACGTACGAGAAAAAAGTCAAGGAGCAAGCCAAAAAGTACGCCAATGCTTCTTAG
- a CDS encoding fructose-2,6-bisphosphatase, with product MVGLPARGKSLIAQKIVRYLSWLSIKSKCFNVGSYRRLLTSREDTTYDFFDPDNEEGVKIRAEAVNKAVSDMMKWFAEENGVVGILDATNSTRERRSQLLKLCRENLIEPIFLESWCDDEELILQNIADVKTTSPDYVDLDSEYATKDFLGRIKQYEKYYETMDSAADADLTFIKLVNVTSQIIVNRIESYLESRIVYYVMNLHIKPRSIWLSRHGESQYNLTGQIGGDSDLSERGWRYAKKLPELVLKSLGEEHKHTNLTVWTSTLKRTQQTASFLPYKRKLEWKALDELDAGECDGMTYEEIEKEYPEDFKARDDNKYEYRYRGGESYRDIVIRLEPIIMELERQENILIITHQAVLRCLYAYFMNVPQEESPWMSIPLHTLIKLEPRAYSTLVSRIKADIPAVSTYKEKGTSQLGEGSVGEGSVKSRDLISNSAT from the coding sequence ATGGTCGGGTTGCCTGCCCGGGGAAAGTCCTTAATTGCCCAGAAGATCGTGAGATACCTTCTGTGGCTATCGATAAAGAGCAAGTGCTTCAATGTCGGCTCTTATAGGCGCCTTTTGACGCTGAGAGAAGATACCACCTATGACTTTTTTGATCCAGATAATGAAGAAGGTGTCAAGATCAGAGCCGAGGCTGTGAACAAAGCGGTGAGTGATATGATGAAGTGGTTTGCCGAGGAAAACGGCGTGGTGGGAATTCTCGACGCCACAAACTCTACAAGAGAAAGGAGGTCTCAGTTACTCAAGCTATGCAGAGAAAACTTGATCGAGCCCatttttttggagctgTGGTGtgatgacgaggaattGATTTTGCAGAATATCGCTGATGTGAAGACAACGTCGCCTGACTATGTTGATCTCGACTCCGAGTATGCCACGAAAGATTTCTTGGGCAGAATCAAGCAATACGAGAAATATTACGAAACAATGGATCTGGCTGCCGACGCTGACTTGACCTTTATCAAGCTTGTTAACGTCACGTCCCAAATCATCGTTAATCGAATCGAAAGTTACTTGGAACTGAGGATCGTGTATTACGTTATGAACTTGCATATTAAACCTAGAAGTATTTGGCTATCAAGACACGGCGAGTCGCAGTACAATTTGACAGGTCAAATCGGCGGCGATCTGGACCTTTCTGAACGTGGTTGGAGATATGCGAAGAAGTTGCCTGAACTCGTTCTCAAATCGCTTGGCGAAGAACACAAACACACAAACTTGACCGTATGGACTTCCACTTTAAAGAGAACGCAACAAACTGCGTCGTTTTTGCCttacaaaagaaagctcgAGTGGAAGGCGTTGGATGAATTGGATGCTGGAGAGTGTGATGGCATGACCTAcgaagagattgaaaagGAGTACCCTGAAGACTTCAAGGCTCGTGATGACAACAAGTACGAGTACCGTTATCGAGGAGGTGAGCTGTACAGAGATATCGTCATTCGATTGGAACCCATCATCATGGAATTAGAACGTCAAGAGAATATTTTGATCATCACACACCAGGCAGTCTTGCGTTGTCTCTATGCTTACTTCATGAATGTGCCACAAGAGGAGAGTCCATGGATGCTGATACCGTTGCACACCCTCATCAAATTGGAACCCCGTGCTTATCTGACTTTGGTTCTGCGAATCAAGGCCGATATTCCTGCTGTGAGTACCtataaagaaaaaggaacaTCCCAGTTGGGCGAGGGTTCAGTAGGAGAGGGATCCGTCAAAAGTCGTGACTTGATCTCCAACTCAGCAACGTAG